One genomic region from Gossypium hirsutum isolate 1008001.06 chromosome D13, Gossypium_hirsutum_v2.1, whole genome shotgun sequence encodes:
- the LOC107939037 gene encoding importin subunit alpha-9: MADDSPASHRRDPIKSSVGNVAAQRRRQNAVTVGKERRESLVRAKRLCRVGPSGDGDVPGEENDMVTDEEGFLLDAQTSSAVEDLKSAIAYQGKGAMQKRVNALRELRRLLSKSEFPPVEAALKAGAIPLLVQCLSFGSPDEQLLEAAWCLTNIAAGKPEETKALLPALPLLIAHLGEKSFLPVAEQCAWALGNVAGEGEELRNVLLSQGALPPLARMMLPNKGSTVRTAAWALSNLIKGPDPKAATELIKVDGLLDAILRHLRKSDEELATEVAWVVVYLSALSNFATGVLVKSDAILLLVERLATSNSLQLLIPVLRSLGNLVAGDSHTTSTVLIPGHEITDGVIKVLVKCLKSDHRVLKKEASWVLSNIAAGSIEHKQLIYSSEAVPLLLRLLSTAPFDIRKEVAYVLGNLCVTPTGGDGKPNLIEEHLVSLVQRGCLSGFIDLVRSADIEAARLGLQFMELVLRGMPNGDGPKLVEQEDGIDAMERYQFHENEDLRNMANGLVDKYFGENYGIDE, from the exons ATGGCCGATGATTCCCCCGCTTCCCATCGAAGAGACCCCATCAAATCCTCAG TTGGGAACGTAGCGGCTCAACGACGGCGGCAGAATGCGGTGACGGTGGGGAAAGAGAGGAGGGAATCCTTGGTCCGAGCGAAACGATTGTGTAGAGTGGGTCCCAGCGGCGACGGCGATGTTCCTGGCGAGGAAAATGATATGGTAACTGATGAAGAAGGGTTTCTTTTAGATGCCCAAACTTCTTCAGCCGTCGAGGACTTAAAATCTGCCATTGCTTACCA GGGAAAAGGTGCAATGCAGAAGAGGGTAAATGCACTTCGTGAACTAAGGCGATTGTTGTCGAAATCAGAGTTCCCTCCAGTTGAAGCTGCTCTTAAAGCTGGAGCAATTCCTTTGCTTGTGCAATGCCTTTCGTTTGGTTCTCCTGATGAACAG TTGCTTGAGGCTGCTTGGTGTCTTACAAACATTGCAGCAGGAAAACCAGAAGAAACAAAAGCTTTATTGCCTGCATTACCGTTGTTGATTGCTCACCTTGGAG AAAAGAGTTTCTTGCCCGTTGCTGAGCAGTGTGCATGGGCATTGGGAAATGTTGCTGGTGAAGGGGAGGAGTTGCGAAATGTTCTGCTATCTCAAGGGGCTTTGCCGCCTCTTGCAAGAATGATGTTGCCAAACAAAGGTTCAACTGTGAGAACAGCAGCTTGGGCATTATCAAACCTTATCAAG GGGCCTGATCCTAAAGCTGCAACGGAGCTCATCAAAGTTGATGGCCTACTTGATGCAATTCTTCGGCACTTACGAAAATC GGATGAGGAGCTGGCCACCGAAGTAGCATGGGTGGTGGTGTATCTCTCAGCCCTTTCCAATTTTGCCACTGGTGTTTTGGTGAAGAGTGATGCCATTTTACTTCTTGTTGAAAGATTGGCAACATCAAATAGTTTGCAACTACTCATTCCG GTGCTGAGAAGTTTAGGCAATCTTGTGGCCGGTGATTCACATACAACTTCTACCGTTCTGATCCCTGGGCATGAAATCACAG ATGGTGTCATTAAAGTCCTAGTAAAATGTCTGAAGAGTGATCACAGGGTCTTGAAGAAG GAAGCATCATGGGTTCTATCTAATATAGCAGCTGGTTCCATTGAACACAAACAGTTGATATATTCTAGTGAGGCTGTACCTTTACTACTACGTCTTCTTTCAACTGCACCCTTTGATATACGAAAGGAAGTAGCATATGTGTTGGGAAACCTATGTGTTACCCCTACTGGTGGTGATGGAAAGCCAAATCTGATCGAGGAGCACCTGGTTTCCCTTGTTCAGAGAGGCTGTCTCTCAGGTTTCATTGATCTGGTTAGATCTGCTGATATAGAGGCTGCCCGACTAGGACTGCAATTCATGGAGCTG GTTTTGAGAGGAATGCCAAATGGAGATGGCCCAAAACTAGTTGAACAAGAGGATGGGATTGACGCAATGGAAAGATACCAGTTTCATGAAAATGAAGACTTGAGAAACATGGCCAATGGTTTGGTTGATAAATACTTCGGTGAGAACTATGGGATCGATGAGTAA